The DNA segment CCAAGGCCGTGCCCGAGACCATGCCCGAAATGGCGCTCGAATCCCCTCGAAGCGATGTGCTCGCGGGCGCAGGCGTCAACGGACGAGGCTGCTGCCCCTGGTCTAATTTCTTTCAGCGCAAGTTGTTGCGCTTCCAGCACTATCCCGTAGATCTCACGGTACCGTTTCGTTAATTTACCCAATTGAAATGTGCGAGTCAAGTCGGAATTATACCCGCCCACCTCGAGGCCGAAATCGATCAGGAGCGGCTTCCCCCGGCTCAGCCTGTACCTGCTGCATCTGTAATGCGGCATGGCGGCTCTCGAACCGGACGCGACAATAGGACGGAATGCCAGCGCGTCAGCGCCAGCTGTTCGGGCGTTGTATTCCAGGCGCGTCTCCACCTCTCGCTCCGTCATGCCTGCCCTGATCTCCCCGAGACAGCAGGAGAGAACATTGTCTGTCATGCGCGCCAGCCGGAGGATCAGTGCGATCTCCTCTTTGTCCTTGAGCATCCTCAGGCGCTCCACCATCGCCCCTGCGGGATAGAGCCGGCAGGCCCCTGAGAGCGCGCGTTTCATCTCACGGTAACTCCCGTAGGAGAGCGAGGCCGGTTCAAATCCAAGCTGCGTGAGATTAAGACTGCGCACCCGCGCGGCGAGCTGTGGGAACAGTTCACCGGCGCCCACCGTCGCCACGTCAAATCCCCGAATCTCTCCGCGGGCCTGAAGCTGGTAGCGGAAATCCGTAAAGAAGAGGCAGCCCGCTGAGGAGACGAGGCAGCTCGCCGAGCTCCCGGTAAAACCGGTGAGGTAGCGGATATTCGGGATGCTCGTGACGAAGAGGCTCTCCAGGCCGTGCGATTCCAGAAGCGCGACGAGGCTTTTGAGACGCCTATTGTGTGCCATGCGCACGATCTCTCAGGAGGGCCGCGGCGGCTCTAAATCCGAGGTAGTAGCTCAGCGCCCCGAATCCGGACACCTGCCCGACCGCCACAGGCGCGATGAGCGAGGTGTGGCGGAATTCCTCCCGCGCGTAGATGTTCGAGAGGTGCACCTCAACCGTGGGGATTTTTACGGAGAGAATGGCGTCCCTGATCGCGACGCTCGTGTGGGTGTAGGCCGCGGGGTTGATGAGAATCGCATCGCACGCGCCCATCGCCCTGCCGATTCTGTCCACGATTTCACCCTCGTGGTTAGACTGGAAGATTTCAACGCCAATCCCCTCCTCGGCGGCGATCTTCTCCAGCGTCGCATCGATCTCCTCAAGGCGCGCATCTCCGTACACGTCCTTTTCCCTCACGCCGAGGAGCTGGAGATTGGGCCCATGGATAACCAGAATTTTCATATCGTTCTCCCGCGTTTCGCTTCGGTAATGTCAAAAGATATTGTAAAGCAACCACAGATTTCTCTGATTATTTATGCCTTTTCTGAGTAAATCAGTGGTGATTCATCTGTGGTAACATCCGTATAATTAAGCCGCTGTATAGAAATTCTTTCCTTTCTCCATTTATGCTCGATCTCAGCCACCCGCTCCCTGACCATCGCGTCCAGCCTCTCGTACTCGGCGGGGCTGTGGCGGCGGATTCTCTTCGGTTTCTCACGCGCGACATGGATCAATCCCAACCCGCGGCGGTATTCACCCAGGGACTCCGCCGGTCTCCCTGTCGTTTCGAGCCAGTAGGCCAGCAGGAGGTGATAGTCAACATCGTGCGGACTGCACGCGATGGCCTTCCGGAGCTCATCCATCGCTGCGGCGGCTTTTCCCTTGTCAGAGCCGCCGCCCGCATGGCGCCAGTAGCAGGCCGCGAGACGGAAATGGTAGGCGGGGATGCCCTCCCCGCGCACCGCAGCCTGCCGATATGCGGCCAGGGCGCCCCCGACATTCCCTGCCCTTTCCAGTATTTCCGCGAGGGAGTTCCAGTAGACCGGGTTATCACCCTCGAGTGAAAGCGCCTTGAGAACCTCTTCGCCGGCCCGGTCCCGCATCCCCCGTGTTTCCAGTTCTTGAGACCTCAGGCGGTGCCACTCAGCCCCGGCACGCGGCCCGATCCAAAAAATCGCGGCCCCGAGGACGAGAAACCCCAGGAGCACACCGGACAACGCGGGCAGCCGGCGCGCGCGCGAGTGCGCCGTGGAAGCGCCGATTCCGAGCCCCGCGAGGGCCCAGAGCGTGAGACTCGTTTCCGGCACGCTCAGGTTCACGTCTATCGCGCCGTGCACCAGGAAGGCGCAGATGGAGATTGTCACTGCAAACGGGATAGCCTTTTCTGCCCGCGCCTGGTCGCATGAACAATTACTCTGGGATTTGGGATGCGCTTGTCCCGAGCGAAGCCGAGGGAAGATTTGGGATTTAATAAGTGCCCGGATGCAGGAAACCCAGAGGCATATGAACGCGGCGAGGCCGATGGCGCCCATTTCTGAGGCGAGCCCCAGGTAGATATTATGGGGTAACCTCCCCTCCTCGGACCCCGGCGCCCTGAAACGCGCGTACGCGCCCGCAAAGCCTCCCGGCCCAAGTCCGCGCACCGGATTCTCCCGCCACATCCCCAGTGCGGCCCGCCAATAGTCAACGCGCGCCCCGGCGCTGTCTTTCATACCGGCTGGAACCATGTCCGCGAGCACCGCGACCACCACCAGGGCGAGCACCACGAGTCCTATGGCAGACGCGATCTTGTACCTCCCCCGCAACAGGAGCGGGGTGAAAAGGACGGAAAATAGTAACGCGAGCCATGCCCCTTCGGACGCGGTGAGCGAGAGCGCCCAGAGGGGAAGGATCACCAGCGGGAGGGCGCACAGGTTCAGCAAGAGCCGGCTCCCTTTTCTCTCGGCGATGGCGAGCCCCGACAGGACGGTGCTCGCGGCGGCAAAGAGGCACACCAGGAGGAGCGGCCTGGCGCTGAGATCGCTGAAGAATCCCCAGGCGACCGATGCGGCCAGGAGCGCGCCCAGGTACGTGCCGTAGCACGCGGCCAGTGAATCCGCCCGCGGCCAGAAAAATATCGAGGCGACGAACGGGATCGCGATGATGAGGTACCCCGCAAGTGCGTTCGGATAGAAAAAGGTTGAAAAAATGGCGTTCGAAGAAACTCTGCTCACGAATGCCGAACTTTGGTCGCCGGCCATCATTGCCCCGCTCAGGAGCGCGCGGGTCTCGCTCAAACCATAGAAGTATTGATGCAGACCGTACAGCGACACAAGGATAACGCCGGAAGCCACGCCGATAGAGAGGGCAATCCTTGCGGGGCGCGAGGAGCCGAGGTTCTCCGCGAGGAGGTACGCGGCGGTACAGGCGGCGGTCTGAAAAAAGAAATCCCTCGCGAGCCACTGCCGGCCCGAGCACATGGAGAGCAGGAGTACCACAAGGAAATAGAGCAGGACAAAGGCGCCGGTACGGGTCACACGCCATGGTATTCCGCCCCTGAGGGCAGAGCTATACAGGGAGAAGGCGAGGAGCATGGCGAGGATGAGGAGGATGGCCACGTTGCTCTCGGGGTAGGTCACTCCAGACCAGAGGACCCTCAGGACAAGGACTGCGCCAAGCGCGATGCCCAGTGCGATCGGCGCGGCTGATCCACTTTTTCCCGCTTCGCTGCTCACCTCTTACCCCTGCCGAAGTATTCCAGTATCGCGATTACTGAAACGATGAGAATCGTCTGGGCGAACACAATCATTCCCCCTCCCCACCCCACCCGGGGGAGAAGCAGGGCCGATAACCCCGTGGCGAGCGTCACGAGATAAATGAAACAGACCGCCCCCCGCTGCGACATTCCCAGCGTGACGAGCCGATGCGAGAAGTGGCGCCTGTCCGCTGTGAATATGCTCTCGCCGCGCGAGATCCTGATCGCGACCACCGAGAGGGTATCGTACAGCGGCACCGCGAGGATCACCAGCGGCATGAGCACGGCGAGCGGCCCGCCCTCCGCGGGACTGTAATAGGTCTGTATGACGGTCATGACCGCGATGAAGTAGCCGATGAACATGCTCCCGGCATCACCCATGAAGATTGTCGCCGGGTGAAAGTTATAGCGGAGGAACCCAAGGAGGCTCCCCGCGAAAACCAGGAGCATGACGGAGATGAAATACTGGCCCCTGGATGTCGAGATCCCCAGGAATACCGCAGACGCGACGAGCGCCACGCCCGCGCAGAGGCCGTCCATGTTGTCGAGGAGATTGAACGCGTTGGTGATCACCACGATCCATGCGATGGTGACTGC comes from the Candidatus Auribacterota bacterium genome and includes:
- a CDS encoding Xaa-Pro peptidase family protein yields the protein MAHNRRLKSLVALLESHGLESLFVTSIPNIRYLTGFTGSSASCLVSSAGCLFFTDFRYQLQARGEIRGFDVATVGAGELFPQLAARVRSLNLTQLGFEPASLSYGSYREMKRALSGACRLYPAGAMVERLRMLKDKEEIALILRLARMTDNVLSCCLGEIRAGMTEREVETRLEYNARTAGADALAFRPIVASGSRAAMPHYRCSRYRLSRGKPLLIDFGLEVGGYNSDLTRTFQLGKLTKRYREIYGIVLEAQQLALKEIRPGAAASSVDACAREHIASRGFERHFGHGLGHGLGLEVHEAPRLNRKSLETLEAGMVCTVEPGIYMPGWGGVRIEDMVLVEAGGCRVLTSSAKGIEESVL
- the aroQ gene encoding type II 3-dehydroquinate dehydratase, which encodes MKILVIHGPNLQLLGVREKDVYGDARLEEIDATLEKIAAEEGIGVEIFQSNHEGEIVDRIGRAMGACDAILINPAAYTHTSVAIRDAILSVKIPTVEVHLSNIYAREEFRHTSLIAPVAVGQVSGFGALSYYLGFRAAAALLRDRAHGTQ
- a CDS encoding O-antigen ligase family protein encodes the protein MSSEAGKSGSAAPIALGIALGAVLVLRVLWSGVTYPESNVAILLILAMLLAFSLYSSALRGGIPWRVTRTGAFVLLYFLVVLLLSMCSGRQWLARDFFFQTAACTAAYLLAENLGSSRPARIALSIGVASGVILVSLYGLHQYFYGLSETRALLSGAMMAGDQSSAFVSRVSSNAIFSTFFYPNALAGYLIIAIPFVASIFFWPRADSLAACYGTYLGALLAASVAWGFFSDLSARPLLLVCLFAAASTVLSGLAIAERKGSRLLLNLCALPLVILPLWALSLTASEGAWLALLFSVLFTPLLLRGRYKIASAIGLVVLALVVVAVLADMVPAGMKDSAGARVDYWRAALGMWRENPVRGLGPGGFAGAYARFRAPGSEEGRLPHNIYLGLASEMGAIGLAAFICLWVSCIRALIKSQIFPRLRSGQAHPKSQSNCSCDQARAEKAIPFAVTISICAFLVHGAIDVNLSVPETSLTLWALAGLGIGASTAHSRARRLPALSGVLLGFLVLGAAIFWIGPRAGAEWHRLRSQELETRGMRDRAGEEVLKALSLEGDNPVYWNSLAEILERAGNVGGALAAYRQAAVRGEGIPAYHFRLAACYWRHAGGGSDKGKAAAAMDELRKAIACSPHDVDYHLLLAYWLETTGRPAESLGEYRRGLGLIHVAREKPKRIRRHSPAEYERLDAMVRERVAEIEHKWRKERISIQRLNYTDVTTDESPLIYSEKA
- a CDS encoding MraY family glycosyltransferase; its protein translation is MRVRIHVCESLFTSFIPELTLIHAMWIVVYCYVFVLALALSLVLTPIARRIAGRAGMLDLPGGRKPHQRPIPLFGGAAIFTSVAIALLVNSALVFLVSRCAARASLIPSSLAAYLSGARSVFPKLAVILIGGFTIFCIGIWDDVTDLKPRVKLLGQLLVAISLVCLDIRVTLFMPNYYLSAAVTIAWIVVITNAFNLLDNMDGLCAGVALVASAVFLGISTSRGQYFISVMLLVFAGSLLGFLRYNFHPATIFMGDAGSMFIGYFIAVMTVIQTYYSPAEGGPLAVLMPLVILAVPLYDTLSVVAIRISRGESIFTADRRHFSHRLVTLGMSQRGAVCFIYLVTLATGLSALLLPRVGWGGGMIVFAQTILIVSVIAILEYFGRGKR